The proteins below come from a single Anaerobaca lacustris genomic window:
- a CDS encoding citrate synthase: MAKKQKAKLIIDGRELELDIIEGTEGERAIDITKLRAETGYITMDQGYANTGSCVSNITFIDGEEGVLRYRGYNIEDLCEHSTFTEVSYLLLHNRLPTLEQRENFSLLLNQHSLLHEDMRHLYNFFPRDAHPMNILGTMVNAMSSFYTNVDLLSMREHIDMTATRLISKIRTTACYAYKKSIGHPVVYPKKDLKYCENFLRMMFWSPVNNYELRDDHVRALSVLLILHADHEQNCSTSTVRLVGSAHANLYASISAGISALWGPLHGGANQAVMDMLAKIERHGGKIQKYIDMAKDKDSSFRLSGFGHRVYKNYDPRAKIIKKICMKMLEEEAAHQPLLDIALRLEEAVLKDDYFLSRKLYPNVDFYSGLVYTALGFPTNMFTVLFAIGRMPGWIAHWKEMVRDPKARIGRPRQIYTGMRERQYLPIEQRT, translated from the coding sequence ATGGCCAAGAAGCAGAAAGCCAAGCTGATCATCGACGGTCGTGAGTTGGAACTCGACATCATTGAAGGGACCGAGGGCGAGCGCGCCATCGATATCACAAAGCTGCGGGCGGAGACCGGGTACATCACGATGGACCAGGGATACGCCAACACCGGCAGTTGTGTCAGCAATATCACGTTCATCGACGGCGAAGAGGGCGTTCTGCGATACCGTGGCTACAACATCGAGGACCTCTGCGAGCATTCGACGTTCACCGAGGTGTCCTATCTGCTGCTACACAACCGCTTGCCGACGTTGGAACAACGGGAGAACTTCTCACTTCTGCTCAACCAGCACTCCCTGTTGCACGAGGACATGCGCCACCTGTACAACTTTTTCCCGCGCGACGCGCATCCGATGAACATCCTCGGCACGATGGTCAATGCGATGAGCAGCTTCTATACAAACGTCGACCTGCTGTCGATGCGGGAACATATCGACATGACGGCGACGCGTCTGATCAGCAAGATCCGCACCACGGCCTGCTATGCCTACAAGAAGAGCATCGGCCATCCGGTTGTTTATCCGAAGAAGGACCTGAAGTACTGCGAGAACTTCCTGCGGATGATGTTCTGGTCGCCCGTGAACAACTACGAGCTGCGGGATGACCACGTTCGAGCGCTGAGTGTCCTTTTGATCCTCCACGCCGATCACGAGCAGAACTGCTCGACCTCCACGGTTCGCCTGGTGGGTAGCGCGCACGCGAATCTGTATGCGTCGATCTCGGCAGGCATTTCCGCCCTGTGGGGTCCGCTGCACGGCGGGGCCAACCAGGCCGTGATGGACATGCTCGCCAAGATCGAGCGTCACGGCGGCAAGATCCAGAAGTACATCGACATGGCCAAGGACAAGGATTCGAGCTTCCGTCTGTCCGGATTTGGCCATCGCGTCTACAAGAACTACGACCCTCGCGCCAAGATCATCAAGAAGATCTGCATGAAGATGCTCGAAGAGGAAGCGGCCCACCAGCCGCTGCTGGACATTGCGTTACGGCTGGAAGAGGCGGTCCTCAAGGACGACTACTTCCTTAGCCGCAAGCTCTATCCCAACGTCGATTTCTACAGCGGACTGGTCTACACCGCTCTCGGGTTTCCGACGAACATGTTCACCGTGCTCTTCGCCATCGGACGGATGCCGGGGTGGATCGCCCACTGGAAGGAGATGGTGCGCGACCCCAAGGCCCGGATCGGCCGGCCGCGACAGATCTACACCGGAATGCGCGAGCGGCAATACCTGCCCATCGAACAGCGCACGTGA
- a CDS encoding nitroreductase family protein: protein MIDLLRDRRSIRRYLDRQIEAEKIELLREAALRAPSSRKIDPCEFIFVDDRATLEKLAACKPHGAAFLNGAALGIVICGDDTRSDVCVEDCSIASILIQMAAQSVGLGSCWIQVRKRMHDDHLSAEQYMQTLLGIPDHVRVESIVAVGYPAEHRTPLPAEELKTSKVHLNRF, encoded by the coding sequence GTGATCGACCTGCTCAGGGATCGGCGGAGCATTCGACGGTATCTGGATCGACAGATCGAGGCCGAGAAGATCGAACTGCTCAGGGAAGCCGCATTGCGCGCCCCGTCGTCACGGAAGATCGATCCTTGCGAGTTCATCTTCGTCGACGATCGCGCGACGCTGGAGAAGCTCGCGGCGTGCAAACCTCATGGCGCCGCCTTCCTCAACGGCGCGGCGCTCGGGATTGTCATCTGCGGCGACGACACCCGGAGCGACGTCTGTGTCGAGGACTGTTCCATCGCCTCGATCCTCATACAGATGGCGGCGCAGTCGGTAGGTCTGGGCAGTTGCTGGATTCAGGTGCGCAAACGGATGCACGACGATCATCTCAGCGCCGAACAGTACATGCAGACCCTCCTGGGCATCCCAGACCATGTCCGGGTCGAGTCCATCGTCGCGGTCGGCTATCCGGCCGAGCATCGAACGCCGCTGCCGGCTGAGGAACTCAAGACTTCAAAGGTGCATCTCAATCGTTTCTGA
- a CDS encoding glycoside hydrolase family 127 protein produces MSHQAKSTTGLVAIIVILGLWSSSYAGADQAGLQRDYNVKPVPFNHVHVEDGFWTPRLETNRTVTIPYAFGKCEETGRIRNFEKAAGLRTGEHEGIYFDDSDVYKVMEGAAYSLQVNPDTMMRLYLDKLITIMDKARWDDDYLYTFYSIPAKQPEKRWTNIQVMHEQYCAGHMYEAAVAHYQVTGDSSFLKIAIDNADLLCETFAPDKRTDPSGHQEIKIGLCKLYRATGDEKYLEQARFLLDQRGRKGRRGPDGNGGLYGEYAQDHKPVIEQATAVGHSVRAAYLYTGMADVAALTGNMDYIRAIDAIWDDTVGTKLYVTGGIGASGGNEGFSEPYELPNQTAYCETCASIANIYWNHRMFLMHGDARYIDVLERTLYNAALSGVSMDGDRFFYPNVLESVSGHERSPWFACACCPSNVARFIPSMPGYVYAHKDRDVYVNLFVGGDATIQTADNTVTLTQQTEYPWDGRVTIRVEPQKSETFSVCVRIPGWARNEAVPSDLYRFEDAVKDEAVVRVNGRRVAPPVEKGYARIERQWDSGDTIELRLPMPVRRIVAHEAVKAARGRLALQRGPLVYCLEGHDNDGQVLSLVISDDARFKAQHRRDLLGGVTVVTGRARAAKRTVAEDVVLTREQPFTAIPYYAWAHRGRSPMTVWPARVPEAARAEPADTLAYLSKTTASFVHKSLPAVTDQVLPANSADASGGQLDFWPRKGTTEWLQFEWDRKHPVSHVKVYWFDDSNHGGCRVPQSWRVLYRDRAGRLQPVRTSDAYGTEKDQFNEVAFETVETDAIKIDIVLDKDWSAGVQEVVID; encoded by the coding sequence ATGTCACATCAAGCGAAGAGCACCACTGGCCTTGTGGCAATCATCGTCATACTGGGACTCTGGTCGTCGTCGTACGCCGGCGCAGACCAGGCGGGACTTCAACGGGACTATAACGTCAAGCCCGTTCCGTTCAACCACGTCCACGTCGAAGACGGCTTCTGGACGCCCCGCCTGGAAACCAATCGCACGGTCACGATTCCCTACGCCTTCGGCAAATGCGAGGAGACCGGCCGTATCCGCAACTTTGAGAAGGCCGCCGGCCTGCGAACGGGCGAGCACGAAGGGATCTATTTCGACGACTCCGACGTCTACAAAGTCATGGAGGGAGCGGCCTATTCGCTCCAGGTCAATCCCGACACCATGATGCGACTCTACCTCGACAAACTGATCACCATCATGGACAAGGCCCGATGGGACGACGACTATCTGTACACCTTCTATTCCATTCCTGCAAAGCAGCCTGAGAAGCGATGGACGAACATCCAGGTCATGCACGAGCAGTACTGCGCCGGGCACATGTACGAGGCGGCCGTTGCCCACTACCAGGTCACGGGAGATTCGTCCTTTCTGAAGATCGCCATCGACAACGCCGACCTGTTGTGCGAGACGTTTGCCCCGGACAAACGCACCGATCCATCGGGCCACCAGGAAATCAAGATCGGGCTCTGCAAGCTCTATCGAGCGACCGGCGACGAGAAGTATCTCGAGCAGGCCAGGTTCCTCCTTGACCAGCGAGGGCGCAAGGGCCGTCGAGGCCCAGACGGCAACGGCGGGCTCTACGGCGAATACGCCCAGGACCACAAACCTGTGATCGAGCAGGCCACGGCGGTCGGCCATTCCGTGCGCGCCGCCTATCTCTACACCGGCATGGCCGACGTGGCGGCGCTGACCGGCAACATGGACTACATTCGCGCCATCGACGCGATCTGGGACGACACCGTGGGCACCAAACTCTACGTCACCGGCGGGATCGGAGCCAGCGGCGGCAACGAGGGGTTCAGCGAGCCGTACGAACTGCCCAACCAGACCGCCTACTGCGAAACCTGCGCCTCAATTGCCAACATCTACTGGAACCACCGCATGTTCCTCATGCACGGCGACGCCAGGTACATCGACGTCCTCGAACGAACGCTGTACAACGCCGCCCTGTCGGGCGTCTCGATGGACGGAGATCGCTTCTTCTACCCGAACGTACTGGAATCGGTCAGCGGGCACGAACGCAGCCCCTGGTTCGCCTGCGCGTGTTGCCCGTCGAACGTCGCCCGCTTCATCCCGTCGATGCCCGGATACGTCTACGCCCACAAGGATCGCGACGTCTACGTGAACCTGTTCGTCGGCGGCGATGCCACAATCCAGACCGCCGACAACACCGTGACGCTGACGCAGCAGACCGAATACCCGTGGGACGGCAGGGTGACGATCCGCGTCGAGCCGCAGAAGAGCGAGACGTTCTCGGTTTGTGTCCGCATCCCGGGCTGGGCGCGGAACGAGGCGGTCCCCAGCGACCTGTACCGGTTCGAGGACGCCGTGAAGGACGAGGCCGTGGTGAGAGTCAATGGCAGGCGTGTCGCGCCGCCGGTCGAGAAAGGGTACGCCCGCATCGAGCGGCAATGGGACTCCGGCGACACCATCGAGTTGCGCCTGCCCATGCCGGTCCGCCGGATCGTCGCCCACGAAGCCGTCAAAGCCGCGCGAGGCCGGCTGGCCCTCCAGCGGGGTCCGCTGGTCTATTGCCTCGAAGGGCACGACAATGACGGCCAGGTCCTGAGCCTGGTCATCTCCGACGACGCCCGATTCAAGGCCCAACACCGCCGCGACCTGCTCGGAGGCGTCACGGTGGTAACGGGCCGGGCCCGTGCCGCCAAGCGCACTGTCGCCGAGGACGTCGTCCTGACGCGCGAACAGCCCTTCACCGCAATCCCGTACTACGCCTGGGCCCATCGGGGACGCAGTCCGATGACGGTTTGGCCCGCCCGCGTGCCGGAGGCCGCCCGCGCCGAGCCGGCCGATACGCTGGCCTACCTCAGCAAGACGACCGCTTCATTCGTCCACAAATCGCTTCCGGCCGTCACCGATCAGGTCTTGCCGGCCAACTCGGCCGACGCATCAGGTGGCCAACTGGATTTCTGGCCGCGCAAGGGCACCACCGAATGGCTCCAATTCGAGTGGGACCGCAAGCACCCGGTCTCCCACGTCAAGGTCTACTGGTTCGACGACAGCAATCACGGCGGGTGCCGCGTGCCCCAGTCGTGGCGCGTGCTATACCGTGACCGCGCCGGCCGGCTCCAACCGGTTCGCACCTCAGACGCCTACGGCACCGAAAAGGACCAGTTCAACGAGGTCGCCTTCGAGACCGTCGAGACGGATGCAATCAAGATCGACATCGTCCTGGACAAGGACTGGTCGGCCGGCGTCCAGGAGGTCGTAATCGACTGA
- the csrA gene encoding carbon storage regulator CsrA produces the protein MLVLSRQRDESIMIGDDVEITIVDVRGDKVRLGINAPKHIPVHRREIYDAIQKEKAEKAQGGTEVKEAEKNVSPKES, from the coding sequence ATGTTGGTTCTGAGCAGACAGAGAGATGAATCCATTATGATCGGCGATGACGTCGAGATCACCATCGTCGACGTTCGCGGGGACAAGGTCCGATTGGGCATCAACGCGCCCAAGCATATCCCCGTTCATCGCAGGGAAATCTACGACGCGATCCAGAAAGAGAAGGCGGAGAAGGCCCAAGGCGGGACCGAGGTCAAAGAGGCCGAGAAGAATGTCTCTCCGAAGGAATCCTAA
- a CDS encoding type II secretion system protein, whose product MPKRRGFTLIELLVVIAIIAVLMAVLMPALERVRRQARGVVCKSNLSQWGLVFAMYCDDNNGYFYSGLLQSFGADVAHGDWWRECMRPLSKDKRMWLCPTAVKHRSGASADAMAIATTPFDAWRVPASHGSDEGSYAPNGWMCNPPAGMDSLWGRGPGSDYWRTYQVKGAYNVPVFTEGWWVDGWPRDTDEPPPWGHETPIMSGHEMQRLCVNRHGGAQFVLFADWSVRKVALKQLWTLKWHKSFDTSGVWTRAGGVQPTDWPQWMAGFKDEF is encoded by the coding sequence ATGCCGAAACGACGCGGTTTCACGCTCATCGAGCTTCTGGTTGTCATTGCGATCATCGCCGTGCTGATGGCCGTGTTGATGCCGGCCCTGGAGCGGGTACGTCGCCAGGCGCGAGGGGTTGTCTGCAAATCCAATCTGAGCCAATGGGGCTTGGTCTTCGCCATGTATTGCGATGACAACAACGGCTACTTCTACAGCGGGCTGCTCCAAAGCTTCGGGGCGGACGTCGCCCACGGGGATTGGTGGCGTGAGTGCATGCGTCCCCTGTCGAAGGACAAGCGGATGTGGCTGTGCCCCACCGCCGTCAAGCACCGATCCGGCGCGTCTGCGGATGCGATGGCGATTGCGACGACCCCCTTCGACGCCTGGCGGGTTCCCGCCTCCCACGGCAGCGACGAAGGCAGCTATGCTCCCAACGGGTGGATGTGCAATCCTCCCGCCGGCATGGACAGTCTGTGGGGACGGGGGCCGGGCAGCGACTACTGGCGGACCTATCAGGTGAAAGGGGCTTACAACGTCCCGGTTTTCACCGAAGGCTGGTGGGTGGACGGCTGGCCGCGAGACACCGACGAGCCGCCTCCCTGGGGCCATGAAACGCCGATCATGAGCGGACATGAGATGCAGCGGCTCTGCGTCAACCGGCACGGCGGAGCCCAGTTCGTCCTGTTCGCCGACTGGTCGGTCCGCAAGGTGGCCCTCAAGCAACTCTGGACCCTGAAGTGGCACAAGTCGTTCGATACATCCGGCGTGTGGACCAGGGCCGGTGGCGTCCAGCCAACCGACTGGCCCCAATGGATGGCCGGCTTTAAGGACGAGTTCTGA